The following coding sequences lie in one Phaenicophaeus curvirostris isolate KB17595 chromosome 5, BPBGC_Pcur_1.0, whole genome shotgun sequence genomic window:
- the NR1H3 gene encoding oxysterols receptor LXR-alpha — translation MGPTQLSTQDHGKRVASVLKMEEEGLSLFPGSENPPEHAENPPPKRKKGPAPKMLGNEVCSVCGDKASGFHYNVLSCEGCKGFFRRSVIKGAQYVCKNGGKCEMDMYMRRKCQECRLRKCQEAGMREQYVLSEEQIRLKKLKKQEDDQARTVVVRPNPPNPPSPSHELTPEQLSMIKKLVAAQQQCNQRSFTDRLKVTPWPQVPDPNNREARQQRFAHFTELAIISVQEIVDFAKQLPGFLELTREDQIALLKTSTIEVMLLETSRRYNPEIESITFLKDLSYNRDDFAKAGLQFEFINPIFEFSKGMNELQLNDAEYALLIAINIFSADRPNVQDQSLVERLQHTYVEALHSYICINRPNDRLMFPRMLMKLVSLRTLSSVHSEQVFALRLQDKKLPPLLSEIWDVHE, via the exons ATGGGTCCCACTCAGCTCAGCACACAGGATCATGGGAAGAGAGTGGCAAGTGTACTTaagatggaggaggaagggctTTCGCTCTTCCCTGGCTCAGAGAACCCTCCTGAGCATGCAG AAAATCCCCCCCCGAAGCGGAAGAAGGGCCCAGCCCCTAAGATGCTGGGAAATGAAGTATGCAGCGTGTGTGGGGACAAGGCCTCTGGCTTCCACTACAACGTGCTGAGCTGTGAAGGCTGCAAAGGCTTCTTCCGCCGCAGTGTCATCAAGGGCGCACAGTATGTCTGCAAGAATGGTGGCAAGTGTGAGATGGACATGTACATGCGTCGCAAGTGTCAGGAGTGCCGTCTGCGCAAGTGCCAGGAGGCAGGCATGCGAGAGCAGT ATGTTCTGTCAGAAGAACAGATCCGactgaagaaactgaagaagCAGGAAGATGATCAGGCTAGGACAGTCGTGGTGCGTCCAAACCCTCCAAATCCACCAAGCCCTTCTCACGAACTGACACCTGAACAGTTGAGCATGATAAAAAAGCTTGTGGCCGCTCAGCAGCAGTGCAACCAGCGCTCATTCACAGACAGGCTCAAAGTGACG CCGTGGCCCCAGGTTCCTGACCCTAATAACCGTGAAGCAAGGCAGCAGCGTTTTGCTCACTTTACAGAACTTGCAATTATCTCTGTGCAAGAGATTGTGGACTTTGCCAAGCAACTACCTGGCTTCCTGGAGCTCACCAGGGAAGATCAGATTGCTTTATTGAAGACATCTACCATAGAG GTGATGTTGTTGGAGACATCCCGGCGCTACAATCCAGAGATTGAGAGCATCACCTTTCTTAAGGACCTGAGCTATAATCGGGATGACTTCGCCAAAGCAG GTCTGCAGTTTGAGTTCATTAACCCTATCTTTGAGTTCTCAAAGGGAATGAATGAGCTACAGCTCAATGATGCTGAATATGCACTTTTAATCGCCATCAACATTTTCTCTGCAG ACCGACCGAATGTGCAGGACCAGTCCTTggtggagaggctgcagcacacCTATGTGGAAGCCCTTCATTCTTACATTTGCATCAACAGACCAAAT GACCGCCTGATGTTTCCACGGATGTTAATGAAGCTGGTCAGCCTTCGGACACTAAGTAGTGTCCACTCTGAACAGGTGTTTGCCCTTCGGCTGCAGGATAAGAAACTCCCTCCGCTGCTTTCAGAAATCTGGGATGTGCATGAGTGA